From the genome of Lemur catta isolate mLemCat1 chromosome 18, mLemCat1.pri, whole genome shotgun sequence:
CAACAACGAGAAGAAAAGAGACACGTCTGGGCAACAGGTGCTCAGGGCATTTGTCTGGCTTGAGCGCCATTCAGCCCCTACTTACCTAGGGGGCCCTTCCCCGCGGCCTTCGCTTTTAGCTCCTCGAGTTTCTTCTGCTcctctttttgtttctgcttgAACGCCTTATCTTCCTAGAGAGAGGCAGAGCGGGTTCACTACAGGCTGGTCTCTCAGTCCCTCCGCCCCCGCCCTCACCTCCGCGCCCCCCCTCACCTCCGCGCCCCCCCTCACCTCGTCCATCTCCTTGGCCTGCTTCTTGGGCTGTTTCAGGGGCTTTTTCTTGCCACCTGTGGGCGAAACGAACACGGTTGACCTGTCTCCgccgcccggcccccgccccgcgtTCCCCGCAGTCCCCGCCGTCCCAGCACGCTTACCTTCGCGGCCGGACATGGCGCCGCCGCCCCTTCCCCAGACCCTGCCACCGGAAAAGGAGCTCCTCGCCCACCCCCTACTCCTATACCGCGATGCGAACCCGCTGATTGGCTCCCAGTCAGGAAGTTGACCTTCCACTACCGGAAGCGGCTCTCAGGGCGGGCACTAACGGGTCGGAGGTTAACTGAGTGGCAGACGCTTGGTCGCGTTGCTGCTTGGGTTCTGTGGGCGCGCCAGGTACGAAGCGGGAGGGTCGATGTGCCAGGGTAGAACCCAGAACCGCGGGTGGTGGGGGCATACTAAAGCGGAAGGCACCAGGTGTGTGACGGTGCGCTGGAAGAGCACTCCAGGCATAGGGAAGGACAGGGGCGAAGGCCTGGAAGCTAACTGAGGAAAGCACAGCGTGGCTGGAGGGAGATGGGGGAGGTGACAGAAGTGGGCGGGAGGTCGATCACCTGGTCTTAGAGCTTTGGAAGCCTCTGCAAGTTTAACATTTAAGCAATAAGAGGGAGTGAAACACGAATTAGGGGCAAGAAATTATGGaagatatttggaaatttaacTGTATGAATCTGTGTCAGAGGTAAAtttttgtgtttccatttgtGGTCCTAGAGCCTTGGAAGCCACTGgaaggagtttgggttttataATATAGTAAGGGGTGCAATTGtttgtgaattttctttattcagcCAGTACATTTTTTGTTGAGTATGTAGGtagtattctctttttttttaattttaaaattttagttgtataaatttatggagtAGAGTGTAATTTTGCTACATGGATATAACGTATGGAAGTCAGGACTTTTACTATATCCGTCACtggaataatgtacattgtatctgttaagtaatttctcataATCTTTTTAGGTGGTTCTAGACattggagatacagcagtgaacaaaacttCCTGCCTTACCAGAGCCAACATTCTAGTGGGTGAGACAGACTATAAGCAAAGCAAATAGGTGACATACATGTTGCAGGTCACGTGATAGGtgtgtggagaaaaataaagcagggaacaTGAGTAAGGAGTGCTAGAGTGGGAGTGGGATGGTGCTATCAGATAGGGTAGTCCAGAAATACCTCCTTAAGAGGTGATGTTTGAGCCGGACTTGAAAAAGGTGAGGAACCAAGCAGCACAGATAGCCTAGTTATCCATGTGTTCCAGCAACATCAGGAACGTCCATGTGAGTGGAGTGGAGTGAGGAAAGGGAGACTAgtgggagatgaggtcagagagcaGTGAGAGCCAGGGAGTAGATTCTCTGTAGGCTATGGAAAAGCCTGTATGGTGTTTACTGTGAGAGAAATGGGGAATGATTTTAGGGTATGAACAGGGAAAGACATGGTCTGACCTGTGTTTTGAAAGAACTACTGGCTGCTCTGTTGATAATAGATTGTAGGGGGCTGGAATAGAAGCAGGGAGACTCCTGTTGGGAGGCTCTTGGgataatccaggcaagagatggtcATTGGGACCACTTGGTAGCAGtggcagaaataagaaaaggaaggggttggaagcagtggctcacatctgtaatcctagctctctgggaggccgaggtgggaggattgcttgaggtcaggagtttgagactagcctaagcaagagcgagacatcatctctactaaaaatagaaaaatagataatagaaaaattagccaggtgcagtggtgtgtgcctgtattcccagctacttgggaagctgaggcaggaggaccacttcagcccaggagtttgaggttgcagtgagctatgatgactctgcagcactctaactggggcaagactctgtctcaaaaaaaaaaaaaaaaaaggaggaggagggatccTGGATCTAGAAAGCCAGTGGCAATTGCTGATAGAGAAAGTGAGAAGTCCGAGATGATGTGAAGTTTTTAGCCTGAGCATTTCAACTTGGGGTTGCTGTCAACCAAAATGGAGAAGGCTATGGGAAAAGCAGGTTTGGGAGGGGAAGATCCCCATTAGATTTTCAAGCAGAGATATGGATTGGGCAGTGTGATAAATGAGCCTGGAATCCTGAGGAGAGATCTGGGCTGGAGAATTCTATTCCATTCTATtcctcacctcagccttctgagtaagtGGGACTATAGAGTCTCGCTATAacaataacagctttattgatatataatttgcatatcATACAACTCACTAATTCAATGTGTACAACTTGGtggtttttatatattcacagagctgtgcaaccaccaccaaatcagttttagaacattttcataggTGAATTTTAAAGCCACAGGATCAGATGAGAGAGGAGTCTGAGCACCGAGCCCTGGGGCACTACATTGTCCAGAAGTTAGGGAGATGAGTGGGGATTGGAAGCGAAGTGAAAATGGCATTTGAAGGAGGAGAGAGCTATCATGATACACAGGCTGCTGACAAGGCAAGTGAGGTGAGGACTGAGAACTGATCGTTGGGTTTAGCAGTGTGAAGGTGACCTGGACAAGAGCAGTTCCAGTGGCATGGTGCGAGTGAAGGCCACATCAGAGAGGGTTAGAGAGAATGTGAGAAGAGGAGCAGAGACAGTGAGTTCAGATAGTCTATCAAGGAGTTTGGTTATAAAGAGCAGTAGAGAAATGGGGCAGTTGCTGGAGGGGTGTCAGATAAATTACTGAGCAATGTCTAAGGAGGGGAGAAGATTTGGGACCTGGGACACAGGTTGATCTTCCCTAGGAGCGTGGCTTTTTCATCCTGAGGACCACCAGAGAAGGTGGAAATGGGGTAGTTGGGAAGGTATGGTGGGAGTTTGTGGAAGTTCTTTcccaatgttttattattttcttggtgaaaaatgaagcaaaccgcacttgggaggctgaggcaggcggattgtttgagctcaggagttcgagaccagcctgagcaagagtgagaccccatctctactaaaaatagaaagaaactatatggatagctaaaaatatatatatagaaaaaattagccgggcatggtggcacatgcctgtagtcccagctactcgggaggctgagggagtaggattgcttgagcccaggagtttgaggttgctgtgagctaggctgacgccacagcactctagcccaggcaacagagtgagactctgtctcaaaaaaaaaaaaaaaaaaatgaagcaaaccaTCGAGTGCAAGTGAGGATGAGGTACAGATGATGGAAGTTAGGAAAGGGAAGTTGGTAGGAGACAACCATCTACATGGGGTGGGAGAATGGATTTGGAGAATGGAGTGGGAGATTCTGAACTCGGCTCTCAGGGCCCTGCTTCACGCCCTGTCCAGCctcttttctgcttttactttCCAGCTACACTGGCCGCCTTTCAGCCtctctgccttttccctttgccaGGAACATTCTTCCCCTTGCTGGTTGAGAGGCCTGTGAGGCATCTAAGTGGGGACGGCATGGGGGCCGAAGGGTGAGGTGGCCTGTAGGGTGGGGTGGTGTGGTAGAGAGGCTGAGAGGAGGGATGACGAGAGTGGAGAAATGACTTGGGAGTTATTGACACGTTCTCTTATGAAGTGAAGTCCTTGCTGTCTCCAAGCTTATGTTCTAGTGGGGGGATGGGGACCACATAAATGAGGAACTGTGTGtccaggagaaaaataaagcaggtaagATGGTCAGGGAGGGAGTAGTCAGCAAAGCTTTACtgagaggtgatatttgagcaaagacgTAGATGTCAGAGTGAGCTGAGCAGTGTTTTGGAGGAAGAATAGTCTAGGTGGAGAAGAAGGCAGAGCTCAGTATGTCAGGGTGGCTGGAGTGGAGTATGGTGatagaaggaagaggaggagggctGAGAGGTACTGGGGCTTATTGGCCACTGCCAGGACAGGTGTTCATGCCAGGTAACATGGGAGCTGTTGAGGGTTTTGAACAGAGGGACATAATCTGACTTACGTGTTAACAGCCTGTGGCTGCCGTGTGCAGAACAGGCTGtagggggcagaggaagaagccaAGATTGCATAGCCATAGCTGTCATCTTTGCCAGGAATGGGTGACCTTCCTGGGATCTAAGAATGGGCAGCTGGCCAAGGAGGCTGAGCAGGTTGGAGGAAGCCGAGAAGGAGCAGTGGTTTCAGAAAGAGGGTGTTGAAAGCTGCAGAGAGATGAGAGAAGAAACCTGAGAAGCACCTGCTGGATCTAGCAAGGTGGAAGTTTTGAGGGGCCTCCAGGAGAGCAGCATCAGTCGTGGAGTGGGATcaagagagaaggaaggtgagGAAGTGATGCCAGCCGTGGCGGAGGGACACCTTTCTGCTGTGCTTGGCGGTGCTGCAGGGTTGTGTGCTTTATTTGCTTTGATGGAGGATGTGTGTGCAGGGCTGTGTGCCATGGGTACTAGCGTTGAGGCCTGGGAGACTGGCCCGACCGCTGGGGCATGGATGGTATGCACTCCCTTGGGCATGAAACCCAGCTTCATGAATGGTGCCCAGGGGTTCAGGTGTGGCACCAGCTTGGAAGCACTGTCATAGGGATGTCCCCTTTTGTAGTTCTCAGCTCAGGCCCGTTTTGACCAGAAGGCATGTCCCTACCACCTTTGTTTTCAAGAGGGCCTGAGCTTCTCCAAAGATAGCTCCCAGAACAGCATGATGGGGAGGCTGGAATGTTATGGGTGGCCGGCTTTTTGTTCCACATCACCTTACTTCAGGAAGCTCCTTTCTATTCTGTACCTGGAGCTCCTCCAGTCTGTCTGCTTATCCCTGCTCCCTTGCTTTGCTTCCCTGCCCCCTGCACCCACCCCCAGCTTTTCTTTCTCGGGCCTGGTCACTTGACCACCAGGTGTCGCCCTGGCAGCCAGGATCAGTGCTTCGGGGCTTTTAGGTGTGGTTTGTCCATAAGAGGGTGCTGGTGGCCCAGCTTTTCAGGGGAAAGATAAGTCGCCTGGCCCCCTCTTTGGGAGTCCTCAGAGCCACTGCTGCCCTCGGACTGAGGCAAGGCCTGACTCTGGATAATGGGAGAGTCCCTGTGCTGTTCAGGTAATGAGAAGTTGGGGTTGTTAGGGCCCAAAAATCAAAGCGAGGTTGAAAAGGGAAAGATTATGCCATGTGGAGGCAGgtgatagttaaaaaaaaaagaaaagaaaagggaaagattaAAGAAACCTAATCCATTGAGTAGTGACTAAGgttggagaggaaggagaaagctTATGGAAGGCAGGAAATGTGAGATGGGAGTTAGTGGTCTGGAAAGTCTGGGAGTGGAGGGCAGAAGGAGTAGGGCAGGTGTGAACCTAAGAAAAGTTGTACTCTGTGGCGAAAGCAGTTCTTTTCCcctggaggaaaagaggaaagctCCCAGGGGAAAGCTGAGAGTTTGCCTTGGGACACGAATGACCCGTGTCCTTTTGTTCTCACATACAGTTGAAACTCTGCTTTTCCAGTGCTGAGGCAGCCCCCAGGGTGTCTGGGAAGTTGGTTTTGAGGGTCCTTTACAGAAATGAACTGGGATCTTAATCTTTCCTGAACTCCCCACAGTTCCACAACTTCCCAGGGAGTCTTTGTGAATCTTTGTGAGCCTTTGTCAGCATGGACATAACTTAGGCTTGAGAACTTTCTTTCATATCAGAAAACTGTGTACCAGGATTCTCATCCAAGTCACAGCAGAGAGACCTGAGGGatgtggggaggtgggtggaaTGAGAGAGTCTGATTGTGTGGCATGGGGAGGGAAGTGGAAGGCATGATATCCTACATAAGTTCTTCCCCAAATATGTTCCATTGTCGAGGACCACCCAGGGGAAGGCCTGACCACCCTCTTGCCACAGGGGCTGCAGTCTCTGGGCCCAACAGAGTGGTGCTCAGTTTAGATGATTTTAGTGGAAATTAGTCTGAACTGTGCCTAGGCCTTGAACCTGACTTATGTCCAGCCTTTCTCCATTATGAGCTGATCTGTCTGGCATCCCCCTCACAGATCTCCCGATGACAGGGTGCAGCCCTGTGTTTGCCATGCAGCACATCGTGGGTGGGTCCCACATACTGGTACGGAGGGGTCTCCTTGGAAGGGACCTCCTTATGATCAGGACTCTctgcagcccaggccccagccagcCTGGAGAGAAAAGACCTGAAGAGGCGGCAGCCCTCGGGCTGTATCACCGCCTCCCAGTGGTGGCAAGAGCCCTGGGGCACAGCATTCAGCAACGAGCATCCTCCGCAGCCAAGACTTGGTGGGACAGATATGAAGAGTTTGTCGGACTCAGTGAAGTTCGAGAGGCCCAGGGAAATGTGACTGAGGTGAGGAGGGGAGCTGGGGAGGTTGGCCCTGCCCTCTGACTTGGGAAAGGTGGCTTGGTGGCTGCTGCCAAACAAGTCATTGGCCACATGGTACTGGGAAGCCACATCcagactttccttttcttttcttttttaagacagggtcttgctctgtcccccaggctggagggcagtggcatcatcatagctcactgcagcctcaaacttctgggctcaagggatcctcccatcttagccgCTGCACCTCAGggcattgcactccagcctgggcaacagagtgagaccttgtcttaaaacaaacaaacacacatgaCCGTAGTAATGCCTTTCATGGTGTTATACGGCATAAATAAGGGAACACATGGGAAATAGTGTAAAAACATAGGTTCCTTATTGTGGTTTGTATCAGGCGAGAGTTGACTGGGTTTGGTGTGTGTATTGTTTGCTGTTTTCACGTTTCTCAGAGGCATGTTATTTCTACTTGAATGGACTAAAATCTGGTGATTCTGATGGGTGTGGCCTGGGGCTGCACTTTGAGTACCACTGAGTGAGCCAGGATTAGTATCTAAGGGAGTTTGTTTCCACCCTTTGTAGCTCACACCCCAGTGACCTCTTCTTAGCCACAACCTTGTTGGGAATGGAGCTGAGTCTGTGTGGGAGtggagagaagggacagagggCCTCCTCTGTTGTTCTCTCTGCAGGCAGAGAAAGTGTTCATGGTGGCTCGAGGGCTTGTCCGAGAGACTCGAGAGGACTTGGAAGTTCAGCAGGCCAagctgaaggaggtgagggaccGCTTGGACCGTGTCTCCAGGGAGGACAATCAGTACTTGGAACTAGCTACTTTGGAGCACAGGATGCTGCAGGTAGGCACCTTGGGAGGCAGCCCTTTCTCACCTGGACAGTGTGACCTTGGCCTGACAGATCATGGAGGGGCCAGGTGGGAACCCTGACCAGTCTGGTGGATGGAGGCCAGAAGCGCCTATGGAGGGACAGGGCCCCAGGCTTCCAGAGCCTGTCTGCCTACTTCCTCTTAGAATACTGGAGTCAACAGTCCAGGGCACTATAGACTGGGACCTAGATTGCCAAGGAGGCGGTACCATGGAGGGGCTGGCCCAGGGAGTGCCAGTCACTTTCCTTCCTATAGATACGTTTTATAGACACCAGTGCATCTCTGGACAAACCCAAGACTGCTCAGGTGGGAAGATTATGCAGCTTACTTTGACCACTCCTGATTCCTTTGTTCTTCCCACCCAACCAGTGTAATGCTGCCTTCATTTGTTCAGCATGTGTTTATGGAACAcgtactctgtgccaggcacaaggTGTAGTGGTGGTGGCTATGGTTGGAGGGCCACCTTGCACCCATGTAACATAGCTTTGCTTCTGCAGGAGGAGAAGAGGCTTCGCTTGGCTTATCTGCATGCAGAAGACTCTGAGCGAGAGAAATTCTCCCTCTTTTCTGCGGCTGTGCGGGAAAGTCACGAGAAGGAGCGCACAAGGGCTGAGAGGACCAAAAACTGGTCCCTCATTGGGTCAGTCCTGGGGGCCCTGATCGGTGTGGCTGGCTCCACCTATGTGAACCGCGTTCGGCTACAGGAGCTGAAGGCCTTACTCCTGGAGGCACAGAAGGGGCCTGTGAGTCTCCAGGAGGCCATTCGCGAGCAGGCATCCAGCTACTCCCTCCAGCAGAAGGACCTCCACAACCTCATGGTGGACCTGAGGGGCCTGGTGCatgctggggcagggcagggctctgggTCACTGGCAGGTACTTCCTCCACCCAAGACAGAGACACAGATGTCCTTTCAGCTGCCTTGAAAGAGCAGCTCAGTCATTCCAGGCAGGTCCAGTCATGTCTAGAAGGTTTACGAGAACGACTTGATGGCCTAGAAAAGACTTTCAGCCAAATGGCTTGGGAGGTTCAGCTTGCAAAGGCTCCA
Proteins encoded in this window:
- the TMA7 gene encoding translation machinery-associated protein 7, whose protein sequence is MSGREGGKKKPLKQPKKQAKEMDEEDKAFKQKQKEEQKKLEELKAKAAGKGPLATGGIKKSGKK
- the CCDC51 gene encoding mitochondrial potassium channel isoform X1, translating into MGESLCCSDLPMTGCSPVFAMQHIVGGSHILVRRGLLGRDLLMIRTLCSPGPSQPGEKRPEEAAALGLYHRLPVVARALGHSIQQRASSAAKTWWDRYEEFVGLSEVREAQGNVTEAEKVFMVARGLVRETREDLEVQQAKLKEVRDRLDRVSREDNQYLELATLEHRMLQEEKRLRLAYLHAEDSEREKFSLFSAAVRESHEKERTRAERTKNWSLIGSVLGALIGVAGSTYVNRVRLQELKALLLEAQKGPVSLQEAIREQASSYSLQQKDLHNLMVDLRGLVHAGAGQGSGSLAGTSSTQDRDTDVLSAALKEQLSHSRQVQSCLEGLRERLDGLEKTFSQMAWEVQLAKAPHAGLVEPADRAMPSSLLEQGSMMLALSDTEQRLEAHVNRNTIYSTLLTCVTFVATLPVLYMLFRAS
- the CCDC51 gene encoding mitochondrial potassium channel isoform X3, with the translated sequence MVARGLVRETREDLEVQQAKLKEVRDRLDRVSREDNQYLELATLEHRMLQEEKRLRLAYLHAEDSEREKFSLFSAAVRESHEKERTRAERTKNWSLIGSVLGALIGVAGSTYVNRVRLQELKALLLEAQKGPVSLQEAIREQASSYSLQQKDLHNLMVDLRGLVHAGAGQGSGSLAGTSSTQDRDTDVLSAALKEQLSHSRQVQSCLEGLRERLDGLEKTFSQMAWEVQLAKAPHAGLVEPADRAMPSSLLEQGSMMLALSDTEQRLEAHVNRNTIYSTLLTCVTFVATLPVLYMLFRAS
- the CCDC51 gene encoding mitochondrial potassium channel isoform X2; this encodes MTGCSPVFAMQHIVGGSHILVRRGLLGRDLLMIRTLCSPGPSQPGEKRPEEAAALGLYHRLPVVARALGHSIQQRASSAAKTWWDRYEEFVGLSEVREAQGNVTEAEKVFMVARGLVRETREDLEVQQAKLKEVRDRLDRVSREDNQYLELATLEHRMLQEEKRLRLAYLHAEDSEREKFSLFSAAVRESHEKERTRAERTKNWSLIGSVLGALIGVAGSTYVNRVRLQELKALLLEAQKGPVSLQEAIREQASSYSLQQKDLHNLMVDLRGLVHAGAGQGSGSLAGTSSTQDRDTDVLSAALKEQLSHSRQVQSCLEGLRERLDGLEKTFSQMAWEVQLAKAPHAGLVEPADRAMPSSLLEQGSMMLALSDTEQRLEAHVNRNTIYSTLLTCVTFVATLPVLYMLFRAS